The following are encoded together in the Zingiber officinale cultivar Zhangliang chromosome 8A, Zo_v1.1, whole genome shotgun sequence genome:
- the LOC122011300 gene encoding transcription termination factor MTERF2, chloroplastic-like produces MFHSLVRRYALPPPTQLLRVFFSTVTSVSSSGATASTDTHFPVDYLVDTCGFSAKDASKFSKKLSRCQSTERADAVLGFLRSRGLDGANIRKLISWRPVLLGCNVETNLAPKFNFLRDMGFSESDVVNVVMRQPFIIWLNVQNTLLPRLKVWESLFGSKEILLKNLRNCGFFFSSNIENVLHPNMKFLRDECGISEKRVSLIIKFHPSFIMLNPDALRALVDRVEGIGITRESRMFLWILDVLHGVSREKFEAHVKLMNNFGWSNSDFNTAVKKQPSFLKLSTESLLGKMEFLVKDVGIAPLDIAYHPKPLALSLEKRLIPRFRVMEILKSEGLWKSTNKLHGFFSSSGPYFLQKYVLPYQDKLPKLHEVL; encoded by the coding sequence ATGTTTCACTCCTTGGTCCGCCGCTATGCCCTCCCTCCTCCGACCCAACTCCTCCGCGTCTTCTTCTCCACCGTCACTTCTGTCTCCTCTTCAGGCGCTACCGCTTCTACCGATACGCACTTCCCGGTCGATTACCTCGTGGATACATGCGGGTTCTCCGCCAAGGATGCTTCCAAGTTCTCAAAGAAGCTCTCCCGCTGTCAGTCCACCGAGAGAGCCGACGCCGTTCTTGGATTCCTCAGATCTCGGGGCCTAGATGGCGCTAATATCAGAAAGCTAATATCTTGGAGGCCAGTATTGCTCGGCTGTAATGTGGAGACGAACCTCGCTCCGAAGTTCAATTTTTTGCGCGACATGGGGTTCTCTGAGTCCGACGTCGTCAATGTCGTTATGCGGCAACCCTTCATCATTTGGCTCAACGTCCAGAACACGCTTCTTCCCAGATTGAAGGTTTGGGAAAGTTTATTTGGATCGAAGGAGATCCTCCTCAAGAATCTCCGGAATTGCGGATTTTTTTTTAGCAGCAACATTGAGAATGTACTACACCCCAACATGAAATTCTTACGGGATGAATGTGGTATTTCTGAAAAGCGGGTTTCTCTTATCATTAAATTTCACCCGAGCTTCATCATGCTGAACCCAGACGCCCTCCGGGCTCTGGTAGATAGAGTTGAGGGGATTGGAATTACCCGGGAATCTAGAATGTTCCTCTGGATCCTTGATGTGCTGCACGGGGTCAGCAGGGAAAAATTTGAGGCCCATGTCAAGCTCATGAACAATTTTGGCTGGTCAAATTCGGATTTCAATACTGCAGTCAAGAAACAACCAAGTTTTCTAAAGCTTTCCACAGAGTCATTGCTGGGAAAGATGGAATTTTTGGTCAAGGATGTTGGGATTGCACCTTTAGACATTGCTTACCACCCGAAGCCTTTAGCATTAAGTTTGGAAAAGAGGTTGATTCCTcgatttcgtgtgatggagatATTGAAATCTGAAGGGTTATGGAAGTCAACAAACAAGCTACATGGATTTTTCTCATCATCTGGTCCATATTTTTTGCAGAAGTATGTGCTCCCTTACCAAGATAAATTACCCAAACTGCATGAAGTCTTGTGA